A region from the Cellvibrio sp. PSBB006 genome encodes:
- a CDS encoding glycine cleavage system protein R has product MNTSATTYLVLTVISEDKPGVVELLAHTISQHHGNWLESRMAHLAGKFAGILQVAVAADQQETLRNALQELSGKGLKIIVESSVAAEKTACREFHFSVVGNDRPGIVYEIAQAFAGRNINMDELETSYSSMPWSGEPLFEATGIIEVPESVDMDALYDQLDLIADELAVDIRLEAPPVH; this is encoded by the coding sequence GTGAATACCTCAGCAACTACCTACCTTGTCTTGACCGTCATCAGCGAAGATAAACCCGGCGTGGTCGAGCTATTAGCACACACTATCAGCCAGCACCACGGCAATTGGCTGGAAAGCCGCATGGCGCATTTGGCTGGCAAGTTCGCCGGGATTTTACAAGTCGCGGTAGCCGCCGACCAGCAGGAGACCTTGCGCAATGCCTTGCAGGAATTGTCCGGCAAGGGGTTAAAGATCATTGTTGAAAGTTCCGTCGCCGCCGAAAAGACGGCCTGCCGCGAATTTCATTTCAGCGTGGTCGGTAACGACCGACCGGGTATTGTCTATGAAATAGCCCAAGCCTTTGCGGGGCGCAATATTAACATGGATGAACTGGAAACTTCCTATTCCAGTATGCCTTGGTCGGGCGAGCCGTTATTTGAAGCGACGGGGATTATTGAGGTGCCGGAGAGCGTGGATATGGATGCGCTGTATGACCAATTGGATTTGATTGCGGATGAGTTAGCGGTGGATATCCGGTTGGAGGCGCCGCCGGTTCATTGA
- a CDS encoding type II secretion system protein — translation MKKQQSGFTLIELIAVIVILGILAATALPRFIDLSDAARESAVEGVAGSLASASALNYAAAVATDAGVQDAPTPTAVANCTDAAALLEGGALPPNYEIVAAAVADGASVTCVLHTPSIADTEADANFVVYGVTL, via the coding sequence ATGAAGAAACAACAATCCGGTTTTACCTTGATTGAATTGATCGCGGTTATTGTGATTTTGGGTATCTTGGCAGCTACGGCGTTGCCACGGTTTATTGATTTGTCGGATGCTGCTAGAGAATCAGCTGTAGAGGGCGTTGCTGGCAGTTTGGCCAGCGCGAGTGCATTGAATTACGCCGCCGCTGTAGCAACAGACGCGGGAGTTCAGGACGCCCCGACCCCCACCGCTGTAGCAAATTGCACAGATGCAGCTGCCTTACTTGAAGGAGGTGCTTTACCACCTAATTATGAAATTGTAGCCGCGGCTGTTGCTGATGGTGCGTCTGTAACGTGCGTTCTCCACACTCCTAGCATTGCTGACACCGAAGCTGACGCTAATTTTGTGGTTTATGGGGTAACGCTTTGA
- a CDS encoding MSHA biogenesis protein MshD: MPIIDHRRYKFSKLRFHQGVSLIELIVFIVVVSIALTALIAVYVQSSSNSVDPIIRVRLLEAAQSKLDEIIALKYDEATPSGGIPACDSTQATVSCTNTLDANIDDVDDFHNRTDAPFPNYQRQVSVTTENNRKRITVTVSAPDGQTLTLAAYRYNF, from the coding sequence ATGCCCATTATTGATCACCGTCGCTACAAATTTTCGAAGCTTCGTTTCCATCAAGGCGTCAGCCTTATCGAACTCATCGTCTTTATTGTCGTCGTCAGCATTGCCCTGACCGCGTTGATTGCGGTGTACGTGCAATCCAGCAGCAACAGTGTTGATCCCATTATTCGCGTGCGCTTGTTGGAAGCGGCGCAATCGAAGCTCGATGAAATTATTGCGCTGAAGTACGACGAGGCGACGCCGAGCGGTGGCATTCCCGCATGCGATAGTACTCAAGCTACCGTCAGTTGTACCAACACACTGGATGCCAACATCGATGATGTGGACGATTTTCATAATCGCACCGATGCGCCTTTTCCCAATTACCAACGCCAGGTCAGCGTGACAACGGAAAACAATCGCAAACGCATCACTGTTACTGTCTCAGCGCCTGACGGTCAGACGCTGACCCTTGCCGCTTATCGGTACAATTTCTGA
- a CDS encoding type II secretion system protein J has protein sequence MRDLNEQQGFTLIELITVVVILSIVAVIGSQFVVSSTQNYETTRTRALLVNTGRQAVEQMTRQLRIALPYSLVTSAGDQCIKFMPIAAGGNYLTPVPDTANGAAANANITVSPFDVEYGSAQWVSIGALSSAELYATNPVSLAPLTGTGANSLTLSAPKQWQRNSINRRFYVLNNPQAFCLVGTQLRFYPNQSTANTNIDLSEDYELMAENVFAVDSRAPFALSAGSENRNALVTINLAFASGPERVDLTQEVMIRNVP, from the coding sequence ATGCGTGACCTTAACGAACAACAGGGCTTTACCCTGATCGAATTGATTACCGTCGTGGTTATCCTTTCGATTGTGGCGGTGATTGGCAGCCAGTTTGTCGTCAGCTCAACACAAAATTATGAAACCACCCGTACGCGGGCTTTGTTGGTGAATACCGGACGTCAAGCTGTCGAACAGATGACGCGCCAATTGCGCATTGCCTTGCCGTACAGCCTCGTAACCAGTGCGGGTGATCAATGTATTAAATTTATGCCGATTGCAGCGGGTGGAAATTATCTGACGCCGGTACCGGATACGGCCAACGGTGCAGCTGCCAACGCCAACATTACAGTGTCGCCTTTCGATGTGGAATATGGCTCAGCACAATGGGTGAGCATCGGCGCACTCTCCTCGGCAGAACTTTACGCCACCAATCCCGTGTCTCTGGCGCCCCTGACGGGAACGGGTGCTAACAGCTTAACCTTGTCGGCCCCCAAACAATGGCAACGCAATTCCATCAACCGTCGTTTTTATGTGCTTAACAATCCACAAGCGTTTTGCCTGGTCGGAACCCAATTGCGTTTTTACCCCAATCAATCCACAGCGAATACCAATATTGATTTATCAGAGGATTATGAATTGATGGCAGAAAATGTTTTCGCTGTCGATTCGCGCGCGCCCTTTGCTTTGTCCGCCGGCAGTGAAAACCGCAACGCACTGGTTACCATTAATCTTGCATTTGCCAGTGGTCCTGAGCGAGTGGATTTGACACAGGAGGTCATGATCAGAAATGTCCCCTGA
- a CDS encoding DUF6701 domain-containing protein translates to MSRQPIRAKQQNQGSALFALLMAFCFVWFCTGTAPAIAQCTNCSTTTVGGDVVLTFMSGTGSFTAPEGITSVQYLVIGGGGGGGGIISTSNNESVGGAGGGGAGGVRSGTLSVVPFTAYTTQVGVGGVAGIGETRAGGTGGASSFSTITSAGGGGGASVLFAATSGGSGGGGRLGNNGASGTGGQGNSGGNGAGGQTNTAAAGGGGGAGTAGGNGSANTGGTGGAGVSNNITGSAVTYGGGGRGGGFFGSSPNGAGGAGGTGGGGSAPGSRGAGGNGTANTGGGGGGASGGQGSGSQFNGGIGGSGIVIIRYTPGGTRYAVNNGNWNATSTWSATSCSGTSGAAVPTAADDVVICNNRTVTLTAAAAAKSVVLETGGSNVNLNHNAGVALTVGTGGVTVNGANTSNASKIWNIGTGSATVNGPVTLNGGNNSNRTAQINLTAGTLDINSNLIISTNNPDAAFIQATGAANIFLSGSLTVPNGSARILPGTSSTFTYDGTGTQTVMLGVSDINYYNLIMAGSGTKNQTSWSVPTIAGSTQVLAGVTFENSAAVIYQGEFINTGTTNASAQQQYLNNFTNNNNYSATAAQQYRANFSNSGSFTSGTGLHSFNGSSLQQLAGATTFNRMELNNAAGLSINNDVTVQEQITLTSGPLITNTNVLRVAQTGGWSGVSRGSGWVAGNLGLWMPAGYQGRTFDIGDVAAYRPLVMTIPNVTAAGFIVVNISQSNGDHPQIDSSNLDAARSVNRWWSITSEGAAIATMDVTFNYLAGDIDAGATPQNFEVQRYTGGTWNDVTVNSRSATSTQGTAITAFGQFAVAEPGLSVPVCTTLVSGIIGQYFNNTSLSGTAVGSRIDGPINFDWVGGSPGVAGVNADQFSVRWDGLVRITQSGNYRFQTASDDGVRLWVNDVLVINNWTDHSNTTNTSTDVALVAGQTYSIRLEYYENGGQSLIRLRWLTPGAGSYVAIPAGPSPSLGAGLYHCATTEICSGVEPSGGIQGEYFNNITMTGTPAGTRVDGPIDYMWNQSAPGVTGVNADEFSIRWNGRLRVTATGNYQFQTRSDDGVRLWVNEQLLIDQWNDHSATDHTSGNVYLVAGQVYPIRMEFYERLIDAEIRLRWRVPGSSTFVAIPRGPSPAVGAGLYYCPAVPTVSYYTISHSGTGVTCEAEPIVITARDINGDAIAPTAGTTAVLATVPATGVWVGGNSYVFSGVETSFVKYLQQLTPAVLNINVNDGTSTEIASADPDIAFSDVGLRFYGDGNLIPLQNQVAGMLNSSPIIRAVQTNTDTGACEARVAGTRTVQMGYECVNPSTCSAGQTFTVNGNAVSANPNNNITNYSNVLLNFDNTGTAPIPLNFTDVGRMRLHAILPIAAEGNDPPFILTGSSNTFVVKPYTLAVSGVTNNPGTTGSGDGFVAAGESFTVSVEARNFAGARTPNFGNETTSERDSVALTITELIYPTGGEAGNLTGADAGSFSAIAPAGTVQNTNVSWNEVGTIRLQPELADDDYLGAGDLVTLTPSGPVGRFYPDHFTLGFVEAENSCDSFSYMNEGINLIYRVEARAVGGSITTNYHSEIYSGTAESVYHAEHGNQTNLSERVMASASVWTNGIMDFDTNNPTTTFTLIRQPTGAPDGPYTDVQLGLSFEDTLDNRQLNNLDMNAATLGDCDSENNCDALRLGDSLAFVYGRMHIKDAFGSENSPLPMFWQTEFWNGNTFVLNGADSCTQLPLTNVSFVDSSSSVNAASDTISVTRSGATSVFNFADPDATDVMGDGLTTTAIAFQNGRAGIQYGAPGAQITYPILIDLSGLPHLQYDWNQDTNYADPFLPRVEVRFSNYRGHDRIIYWREDFR, encoded by the coding sequence ATGAGTCGGCAACCTATCCGGGCAAAACAACAAAACCAGGGCAGCGCATTGTTTGCATTGCTAATGGCTTTTTGTTTCGTTTGGTTTTGTACAGGTACGGCTCCTGCCATTGCGCAATGTACCAATTGCTCGACGACGACAGTCGGCGGTGACGTGGTGCTGACCTTTATGTCTGGCACGGGAAGTTTTACGGCACCCGAGGGTATTACGTCGGTGCAATATCTGGTTATCGGTGGCGGTGGTGGTGGCGGTGGCATTATCAGCACGTCAAATAACGAAAGCGTTGGTGGTGCTGGCGGCGGCGGTGCAGGTGGCGTACGCAGCGGCACGCTAAGTGTTGTTCCTTTTACCGCTTACACCACGCAGGTCGGCGTCGGCGGTGTTGCTGGTATCGGCGAAACAAGAGCGGGCGGTACCGGTGGTGCTTCCTCTTTTTCCACGATTACATCGGCTGGTGGTGGCGGTGGTGCGTCGGTCTTATTTGCTGCCACATCCGGCGGTTCAGGAGGCGGTGGCCGCTTGGGAAATAATGGCGCGAGTGGTACCGGAGGACAAGGGAACAGTGGCGGTAATGGCGCTGGTGGTCAAACAAATACGGCAGCAGCAGGCGGTGGCGGCGGTGCGGGCACTGCAGGTGGTAATGGATCTGCAAATACCGGCGGCACCGGCGGTGCGGGTGTGAGTAACAACATTACCGGCAGCGCAGTCACCTATGGCGGTGGGGGGCGTGGCGGCGGTTTTTTTGGCAGCTCTCCTAACGGAGCCGGTGGTGCAGGTGGCACCGGTGGCGGTGGTTCTGCGCCGGGCTCCAGAGGCGCTGGCGGCAACGGAACAGCAAACACGGGCGGTGGCGGCGGCGGTGCGTCGGGAGGCCAGGGTTCCGGCTCCCAATTCAACGGCGGCATTGGCGGTTCAGGTATTGTCATTATCCGTTACACACCGGGTGGTACACGCTACGCGGTAAATAATGGTAACTGGAATGCGACGAGCACTTGGAGTGCAACCAGTTGCAGTGGCACCAGCGGTGCGGCGGTGCCGACGGCAGCAGACGACGTCGTTATTTGTAACAACCGAACAGTGACGTTAACCGCTGCAGCGGCTGCAAAATCTGTGGTGCTGGAAACTGGTGGGTCAAATGTCAATTTAAACCACAACGCTGGAGTCGCATTGACGGTAGGGACCGGCGGTGTAACGGTCAATGGTGCAAATACCAGCAATGCGTCAAAGATCTGGAATATTGGTACGGGCAGTGCGACCGTGAATGGTCCGGTCACCCTGAATGGCGGAAATAACAGCAACCGAACCGCGCAAATTAATTTGACTGCCGGCACGCTGGATATCAATAGCAACCTAATCATTTCCACTAACAACCCGGATGCAGCTTTTATTCAAGCAACCGGCGCCGCCAATATTTTTCTTTCCGGTAGCCTCACCGTTCCGAACGGTAGTGCGCGAATACTTCCGGGAACCAGCAGTACCTTCACTTACGACGGCACCGGCACACAAACGGTTATGTTAGGTGTGAGTGATATCAATTATTACAACCTGATTATGGCTGGCAGTGGCACGAAGAATCAAACCTCCTGGAGTGTTCCGACCATTGCTGGTAGCACTCAGGTTTTAGCCGGTGTGACATTTGAAAATTCTGCTGCGGTTATTTATCAAGGAGAGTTTATTAATACTGGAACAACCAATGCCTCGGCCCAGCAGCAATATCTGAACAACTTTACTAACAACAACAATTATTCAGCGACAGCTGCGCAACAATATCGCGCAAACTTTTCCAATAGTGGTAGCTTCACATCCGGCACAGGTTTGCATTCATTTAATGGCAGCAGTTTGCAACAGTTAGCCGGCGCAACAACATTCAATCGAATGGAATTAAATAACGCAGCGGGGTTGTCCATCAACAATGATGTCACGGTTCAAGAGCAAATCACGCTAACCAGTGGACCATTGATTACCAACACTAATGTGTTGCGTGTGGCTCAAACGGGTGGATGGTCAGGTGTGAGTCGTGGCAGTGGATGGGTGGCTGGTAATTTAGGCTTGTGGATGCCTGCGGGTTATCAGGGGCGCACGTTTGATATTGGTGATGTAGCAGCCTATCGACCGCTGGTGATGACTATTCCCAACGTGACCGCAGCCGGTTTTATTGTGGTCAATATCAGCCAATCAAACGGTGATCATCCACAAATTGATAGTTCAAATCTGGATGCCGCGCGGTCAGTCAATCGTTGGTGGAGTATTACGAGCGAAGGTGCAGCCATCGCAACAATGGATGTGACCTTTAACTATCTGGCTGGGGATATTGACGCAGGTGCAACGCCGCAAAATTTCGAAGTTCAGCGGTACACCGGCGGCACATGGAATGATGTCACCGTTAATTCACGTTCTGCAACCAGTACGCAGGGAACCGCTATTACAGCGTTTGGACAATTTGCAGTTGCTGAACCCGGATTGTCAGTACCGGTATGTACCACTTTGGTCAGTGGTATTATCGGGCAGTATTTTAATAATACGTCTTTATCCGGCACGGCAGTGGGTAGTCGAATCGATGGGCCTATTAACTTTGATTGGGTTGGCGGAAGTCCAGGGGTAGCCGGCGTAAACGCCGATCAATTTTCGGTTCGCTGGGATGGTTTGGTGCGCATTACTCAAAGTGGCAATTACCGCTTTCAAACCGCATCGGATGACGGTGTGCGCCTGTGGGTGAATGATGTCCTGGTTATTAATAATTGGACAGATCATTCAAATACAACCAATACCAGCACCGACGTTGCATTGGTTGCGGGTCAAACCTACAGTATTCGCCTGGAGTACTATGAAAACGGCGGTCAGTCACTGATACGCCTGCGCTGGCTCACGCCGGGGGCCGGTTCTTATGTGGCTATCCCTGCTGGCCCATCTCCTTCACTGGGGGCTGGGCTTTATCATTGCGCAACAACGGAAATCTGTTCGGGTGTGGAACCCAGTGGCGGCATTCAGGGAGAATACTTCAACAATATAACCATGACTGGCACCCCCGCCGGTACGCGTGTTGATGGCCCGATTGATTATATGTGGAATCAATCGGCGCCCGGTGTGACTGGCGTGAATGCGGATGAATTTTCGATTCGTTGGAATGGGCGTTTGCGTGTAACCGCTACAGGTAATTATCAATTCCAGACGCGTTCTGACGATGGGGTACGTTTGTGGGTTAATGAACAATTATTAATAGATCAATGGAACGATCACAGCGCAACGGATCACACCAGTGGCAATGTGTATCTTGTTGCCGGGCAGGTATATCCGATTCGCATGGAGTTTTATGAGCGCCTGATCGATGCTGAAATTCGCCTGCGTTGGCGCGTGCCGGGGAGCAGTACATTTGTCGCGATTCCGCGCGGGCCGAGTCCAGCCGTTGGTGCTGGTTTATATTATTGTCCAGCCGTACCGACAGTCAGCTATTACACCATCTCGCACAGCGGAACTGGTGTGACCTGTGAAGCAGAACCCATTGTAATTACGGCACGAGATATTAATGGCGATGCTATTGCACCAACTGCCGGCACGACGGCGGTGCTGGCAACAGTGCCAGCGACCGGCGTATGGGTTGGTGGAAATAGTTATGTCTTCAGCGGTGTAGAAACCTCGTTCGTTAAATACCTGCAACAACTAACCCCAGCCGTGTTAAATATCAATGTCAATGATGGAACATCGACGGAGATTGCGTCTGCTGATCCCGATATTGCATTCAGTGATGTGGGGCTTCGTTTTTACGGTGATGGAAATTTAATCCCTTTGCAAAACCAGGTTGCCGGCATGTTGAATTCCTCACCGATTATTCGCGCCGTACAAACCAACACGGATACCGGTGCTTGCGAAGCACGCGTGGCGGGAACGCGGACGGTGCAGATGGGTTATGAGTGCGTTAACCCTTCTACATGCAGTGCAGGGCAAACATTTACGGTGAATGGTAATGCTGTGTCAGCCAACCCAAACAATAACATCACAAATTATTCCAACGTTTTACTCAATTTTGATAACACGGGGACCGCCCCCATTCCGTTGAATTTTACTGATGTCGGCAGGATGCGTCTGCATGCGATCTTGCCGATTGCAGCGGAGGGTAATGATCCACCCTTTATTCTGACGGGTAGCAGTAATACGTTTGTGGTGAAACCCTACACGCTCGCCGTCAGTGGAGTGACCAATAACCCAGGTACCACGGGTAGTGGAGATGGATTTGTTGCAGCGGGTGAGAGCTTCACTGTATCAGTAGAAGCGCGTAACTTTGCTGGAGCACGTACGCCGAATTTTGGCAATGAAACCACATCGGAGCGCGACAGTGTCGCGTTGACGATTACCGAGTTAATTTATCCGACTGGTGGGGAGGCGGGTAATCTGACGGGTGCCGATGCAGGCAGTTTTAGTGCTATCGCACCGGCTGGTACCGTCCAAAACACCAATGTTTCCTGGAACGAGGTTGGAACTATTCGTTTACAACCGGAGCTCGCTGATGATGATTATTTGGGAGCGGGTGATTTAGTGACGTTGACGCCCAGCGGACCTGTCGGGCGTTTTTATCCCGACCACTTTACTCTCGGTTTTGTTGAGGCAGAGAACAGTTGTGATTCTTTTAGTTACATGAATGAAGGAATCAACCTGATTTACCGTGTAGAAGCACGGGCTGTGGGAGGTAGCATAACCACCAACTACCACTCGGAGATCTACTCAGGCACAGCAGAGAGTGTGTATCACGCAGAACACGGCAATCAAACTAACCTCAGTGAGCGGGTGATGGCTTCAGCCAGCGTCTGGACCAACGGCATCATGGATTTTGACACCAACAATCCGACAACGACATTTACGCTAATCCGCCAGCCCACCGGTGCGCCGGATGGACCTTACACGGATGTACAGCTGGGCCTCAGTTTTGAAGACACACTTGACAATCGGCAGTTAAATAATCTGGATATGAATGCCGCTACGCTGGGAGACTGCGACAGCGAAAACAATTGCGATGCACTCCGGCTTGGTGATTCACTGGCATTTGTTTATGGCCGCATGCATATCAAGGATGCATTTGGTTCAGAAAATTCACCCTTACCCATGTTCTGGCAAACCGAATTCTGGAATGGTAATACTTTTGTCTTAAATGGAGCAGATAGCTGTACGCAATTGCCGCTAACAAATGTGAGTTTCGTAGATTCCTCCAGCAGCGTGAATGCGGCAAGTGATACCATCAGCGTAACGCGCAGTGGTGCAACATCTGTTTTTAACTTTGCCGACCCCGACGCTACTGACGTAATGGGTGACGGCCTTACCACAACAGCTATCGCGTTCCAGAATGGACGTGCCGGCATTCAATACGGTGCACCGGGTGCACAAATCACATACCCCATCCTGATTGACCTGAGCGGCTTGCCCCATCTTCAATACGACTGGAACCAGGATACAAATTACGCGGACCCCTTTTTACCGCGCGTTGAAGTACGGTTCTCCAATTACCGTGGTCATGATCGCATCATTTATTGGCGAGAAGATTTTCGTTAA
- a CDS encoding DUF2721 domain-containing protein has protein sequence MDMTITTPSLLFPAISLLLLAYTNRFVTLTNVIRQLSAPEGSPSKEVVRRQIVGLRKRLQIIRLMQASGVMSFVFCTLSMFALLLQFYLLGQFLFAVSLILLVVSLLFSFYEVNISTNAINIELEKFDEKH, from the coding sequence ATGGATATGACCATCACCACGCCCAGTCTCCTGTTTCCCGCCATTTCTTTATTGTTGCTGGCCTACACCAACCGTTTTGTTACGTTAACGAACGTTATTCGTCAATTAAGCGCACCGGAAGGCTCACCATCCAAAGAAGTTGTTCGTCGGCAAATTGTAGGCTTACGCAAGCGTTTGCAGATTATTCGATTGATGCAAGCCAGTGGTGTAATGTCATTTGTATTTTGCACGCTGTCCATGTTCGCTCTGTTGCTGCAATTTTATTTACTCGGCCAGTTCCTTTTTGCGGTAAGCCTGATTCTGTTGGTAGTGTCTTTGTTGTTTTCGTTCTATGAGGTAAACATCTCAACGAATGCAATTAACATTGAATTAGAAAAGTTTGACGAGAAGCACTGA
- a CDS encoding pilus assembly PilX N-terminal domain-containing protein, which yields MQKSQRGFLIPLAIFIVVVMSFFAIALWRTTVQTTLSGAQELVSIQAFYAAESGAQEAMQVLFFPDASNRMAINGRCTGLNIDTSFNGVAGLNGCTVQASCTCTSCSASDTSSYYTITSTGTCGSGLISASRTVKVGSFTDQE from the coding sequence ATGCAAAAATCCCAACGAGGTTTTTTGATTCCGCTGGCAATTTTTATCGTGGTCGTCATGAGTTTTTTTGCTATAGCACTGTGGCGTACCACGGTGCAAACCACGCTGTCCGGCGCGCAGGAGCTGGTAAGTATCCAGGCATTTTATGCAGCGGAGAGCGGTGCCCAGGAGGCCATGCAGGTATTGTTCTTTCCCGATGCATCCAACCGCATGGCGATTAATGGGCGCTGTACCGGTTTGAACATCGATACATCATTCAACGGTGTTGCCGGTCTGAATGGCTGCACCGTTCAGGCAAGCTGCACTTGCACAAGTTGTAGCGCCAGTGATACATCCAGTTACTACACCATCACCAGTACCGGCACCTGCGGTTCCGGATTGATTAGTGCATCGCGAACCGTAAAAGTCGGTTCTTTTACCGATCAGGAATAA
- a CDS encoding YheU family protein → MIIPAQSLSAEALQGLIEEFITREGTDYGWDEVPLSAKVEQVRRQIEKGDVVIVFDSASETVSLLTRRDAQSLSDDA, encoded by the coding sequence GTGATTATTCCTGCCCAATCCTTATCCGCAGAAGCACTGCAAGGTTTGATTGAAGAGTTTATTACCCGTGAAGGAACGGACTATGGATGGGATGAAGTCCCCTTATCCGCCAAAGTCGAACAGGTTCGTCGCCAGATAGAAAAAGGCGATGTGGTGATCGTCTTCGATAGCGCCAGCGAGACAGTCAGTTTACTAACACGTCGCGACGCGCAATCTTTGTCAGATGACGCATAA
- a CDS encoding type II secretion system F family protein gives MTIYAFRGRNAEGQPVNGQVDASSPDAAATQLLNRGVTPIALEEQKSQQGFAQYWQELTQSRRVETVELIMFCRQMYTITKAGIPLVKGLRGLSASLRNPTFQKILLDIIERLESGVELSTAMRYHPKVFNQLFISMVSVGEGSGRLDLAFHQLSEYMERDLETIKSIKTALRYPSFVLIALAIAIGVINVKVIPAFAGLFSKFGAQLPLPTRILIGISDFFVNYWLYMLVIIAIGGAMLYSYIQTPEGSRQWGKKKLRVWIVGDIIERASMARYARSFGLMMKAGLPISNALELSARAIDNPYLGDKVRAIRAGIERGEGLFQTHQASGMFTPLVLQMVSVGEESGQVDVLLEEVAAFYEREVAYDVKKLSDRIEPIMIIIMAGFVTVLALGIFLPMWDMYNIQKA, from the coding sequence ATGACAATCTACGCTTTCCGAGGACGCAATGCAGAAGGTCAACCGGTCAACGGCCAGGTAGACGCTTCCAGCCCGGACGCCGCCGCAACACAGTTGCTGAATCGCGGTGTCACGCCCATTGCGTTGGAAGAGCAGAAATCGCAACAGGGTTTTGCCCAATACTGGCAGGAACTGACGCAAAGTCGACGCGTGGAAACCGTTGAACTGATTATGTTCTGCCGGCAAATGTACACCATTACCAAAGCAGGCATTCCTTTGGTAAAAGGTTTGCGCGGTTTATCTGCGTCGTTGCGCAATCCAACATTCCAGAAAATCTTGCTGGATATTATTGAACGATTGGAATCCGGGGTGGAATTATCTACCGCTATGCGTTACCACCCCAAAGTCTTTAACCAATTATTTATCAGCATGGTAAGTGTGGGTGAAGGCAGCGGTCGGTTGGATCTGGCGTTTCATCAATTAAGCGAATACATGGAACGGGATCTGGAGACGATCAAAAGTATTAAAACCGCGTTGCGCTACCCCAGTTTTGTGTTGATCGCATTAGCGATTGCAATAGGCGTTATCAACGTCAAGGTTATTCCGGCGTTTGCTGGTTTATTTAGTAAGTTCGGTGCGCAGCTGCCGTTGCCAACGCGCATCCTGATTGGCATTTCAGATTTTTTTGTTAACTATTGGCTGTATATGTTGGTCATTATCGCGATCGGCGGTGCCATGCTGTACAGCTATATCCAGACGCCGGAAGGCAGCCGCCAATGGGGCAAAAAGAAACTGCGCGTCTGGATTGTGGGTGACATCATCGAACGCGCTTCCATGGCGCGTTATGCCCGCTCGTTTGGGTTGATGATGAAGGCCGGTTTACCCATCAGCAATGCTTTGGAGCTATCCGCGCGCGCGATTGATAATCCCTACCTGGGCGACAAGGTGCGCGCGATTCGCGCCGGCATAGAACGGGGCGAAGGTTTATTTCAGACGCACCAGGCAAGTGGCATGTTTACGCCGTTGGTTTTGCAGATGGTGTCTGTCGGTGAAGAGAGCGGGCAGGTTGATGTGTTGCTGGAGGAAGTTGCCGCCTTTTACGAACGCGAAGTGGCTTACGACGTAAAAAAACTCAGTGATCGAATCGAACCGATCATGATCATCATCATGGCCGGATTTGTTACGGTGCTCGCACTGGGTATTTTTCTGCCCATGTGGGATATGTACAACATTCAAAAGGCATGA
- a CDS encoding alpha/beta family hydrolase — protein sequence MTHNILRNTPTETPLATLLFAHGAGAPMDSNFMSVMSELLCTRHCEVVRFEFPYMAERRVTGKKRPPNTTEVLLESWRQVAAEQREVLPAGRRLLIGGKSMGGRMASMIADELQVDGLVCLGYPFHPPGKPERLRIEHLQRLATPTLIVQGEHDPLGNSQEVSGYPLSATIDIQWLSDGDHDFKPRVKSGHTQSQHWEQAADLTLEFIRSLTKKSLV from the coding sequence ATGACGCATAATATTTTAAGAAACACGCCAACAGAAACGCCTCTGGCAACGCTGTTATTTGCCCACGGTGCCGGTGCGCCTATGGACAGCAACTTCATGAGTGTGATGAGTGAATTGCTGTGCACAAGGCATTGTGAAGTGGTTCGGTTTGAATTTCCTTACATGGCCGAACGGCGTGTGACGGGCAAAAAACGTCCGCCGAATACGACGGAGGTATTGCTGGAATCCTGGCGGCAGGTGGCGGCTGAGCAGCGTGAAGTGTTGCCGGCCGGCCGTAGATTACTGATTGGCGGCAAGTCAATGGGCGGCCGTATGGCCAGTATGATCGCTGATGAGTTACAAGTGGATGGATTGGTTTGTTTAGGATATCCCTTTCATCCACCAGGCAAACCGGAGCGTTTGCGTATCGAGCATCTACAAAGATTAGCTACCCCGACCCTGATCGTTCAGGGCGAGCATGACCCTCTGGGGAATAGCCAGGAAGTTAGCGGCTATCCTTTGTCGGCGACGATAGACATACAGTGGCTGTCGGATGGTGATCATGATTTCAAGCCGCGCGTTAAATCCGGGCACACCCAATCGCAACATTGGGAGCAAGCTGCCGATTTGACGCTTGAATTTATTCGTTCTCTCACTAAAAAGAGTCTTGTGTGA